The Paenibacillus tianjinensis genome has a window encoding:
- the ric gene encoding iron-sulfur cluster repair di-iron protein — MTANQLNHTTEALSFSGEDLVRDIVLQFPKAADYFKGQRIDFCCGGVKPLAEAAAEKGLDSDAMLSDLHKLAQEHPVLEEDTKWNGATSEELVEHIVNKHHRYLREELPLISQNVTKVFRVHGEDSPHLAEVYRLFNLLREDLLKHTAQEEEIEFPKMLAYSANPSEEALAELRGLLTGLEAEHDGAGEILRELRAVTNDFTPPEHACTTYRLTYARLEELEGMTFEHVHLENNNLFLRYQ; from the coding sequence ATGACGGCCAATCAATTAAACCATACAACAGAAGCGCTTAGCTTTAGCGGCGAGGATCTGGTGAGAGATATCGTACTGCAATTTCCTAAGGCGGCGGATTATTTCAAAGGACAACGGATCGATTTCTGCTGCGGAGGAGTGAAGCCGCTGGCGGAGGCAGCTGCAGAGAAAGGGCTTGATTCGGATGCGATGCTAAGCGATCTGCACAAGCTGGCCCAGGAGCATCCTGTGCTAGAAGAAGACACCAAGTGGAACGGAGCAACTTCAGAGGAACTGGTGGAACATATCGTGAACAAGCATCACCGGTATCTGCGTGAAGAGCTGCCTTTGATCAGCCAGAACGTAACCAAGGTATTCCGAGTCCACGGCGAGGATTCCCCGCATTTGGCCGAAGTTTACCGCTTATTCAACCTGCTGCGTGAAGATCTGCTGAAGCATACAGCACAGGAAGAAGAAATTGAGTTCCCGAAAATGCTCGCCTACAGCGCGAATCCGAGCGAGGAAGCTTTGGCTGAACTGCGTGGCCTCCTGACGGGACTGGAAGCGGAACATGATGGAGCAGGCGAGATTTTGCGTGAGCTCCGCGCGGTGACGAATGACTTCACCCCGCCCGAGCATGCCTGCACGACTTACCGGTTGACGTATGCCCGGCTCGAGGAGCTGGAAGGAATGACCTTCGAGCATGTGCATCTGGAGAATAATAACCTTTTCCTGCGCTACCAATAA